The Octopus bimaculoides isolate UCB-OBI-ISO-001 chromosome 13, ASM119413v2, whole genome shotgun sequence genome includes a window with the following:
- the LOC128249251 gene encoding LOW QUALITY PROTEIN: uncharacterized protein LOC128249251 (The sequence of the model RefSeq protein was modified relative to this genomic sequence to represent the inferred CDS: inserted 2 bases in 1 codon), which produces MSARLSSCQLLRRKKKEKKNKKERIKSDVDKDDEDNEKREEEEEEEEEEEEEEEEEEEEXKKKKKKKKKKGEKDEEKREEDKEERALVWNWL; this is translated from the exons ATGTCAGCTCGCCTGTCCAGTTGTCAATTGTTGAGacgtaaaaagaaggaaaaaaaaaacaaaaaagaaagaattaaatct gacgtcgacaaagacgacgaagacaacgag aagagagaagaagaagaagaagaagaagaagaagaagaagaagaagaagaagaagaagaagaaga gaagaagaagaagaagaagaagaagaagaaaggagagaaagacgaggagaaaagagaggaagataagGAGGAAAGAGCCTTGGTATGGAACTGGTTATGA